The following are encoded together in the Lathyrus oleraceus cultivar Zhongwan6 chromosome 3, CAAS_Psat_ZW6_1.0, whole genome shotgun sequence genome:
- the LOC127125936 gene encoding uncharacterized protein LOC127125936, with protein sequence MHLETIQLHRFPQTFIPFISQLRPRLHSKSITFRSTKCLNISSSHAVPSLPDNQIIIGCGMTTVDFLATVDGYPKPDDKIRTTSSKVQGGGNAGNALTCAARLGLKPKLISKVADDSQGKSILEELEADGVDTSFIVVSKGGSSTFSYVLVDSQTKTRTSIYTPGDPPLMPDDLSRSMLLSAFEGARLVYFDGMSIETALFVGQEAARNNIPILVEAESPREGLDELLKLAGFVVCSAKFPLAWTQAPSIPSALVSMLIRLPNVKFVIVTLGEDGCLMLERSTNEDVSVEERNLESFLELLYKEKDDSLAIPTCISSVVRKFRSDGIGTVCGRFLIGTAEKIPDSELIDTTGAGDAFIGAIMYAICSNMVPEIMLPFAAQVAAAKCRALGARTGLPHRTDPCLASFLC encoded by the exons ATGCATCTCGAAACCATTCAACTGCACCGTTTTCCACAGACATTCATCCCTTTCATCTCTCAATTACGACCCCGCCTCCATTCCAAA TCAATCACTTTCCGCTCCACAAAATGTCTCAATATCTCATCATCCCACGCCGTTCCTTCTCTTCCTGATAACCAAATCATC ATTGGATGCGGAATGACGACGGTGGATTTCTTAGCTACCGTCGATGGATATCCGAAACCGGACGATAAGATCCGAACAACCTCCTCCAAGGTGCAAGGAGGTGGAAATGCCGGTAATGCTTTAACATGCGCGGCTCGACTCGGATTGAAACCGAAGCTTATTTCCAAG GTTGCTGATGATTCTCAAGGAAAGAGCATATTGGAGGAACTTGAAGCCGATGGTGTTGATACTTCATTTATCGTT GTATCCAAGGGTGGCAGTTCAACATTTTCATATGTATTAGTCGACAGCCAAAC AAAAACGCGCACAAGTATTTACACCCCTGGAGATCCTCCATTAATGCCGGATGATTTGTCTCGGTCAATGTTGTTATCTGCATTTGAGGGAGCAAGATTAGTTTATTTTGATGGAATGTCTATTGAAACTGCTCTATTTGTTGGACAAGAG GCAGCTCGCAATAATATTCCTATTTTAGTTGAGGCAGAATCACCAAGGGAAGGGTTAGATGAGCTATTGAAGCTTGCTGGTTTTGTTGTATGTTCAGCAAAGTTTCCACTG GCTTGGACACAGGCACCATCTATCCCGAGTGCATTAGTTTCCATGCTTATAAGATTGCCAAATGTCAAGTTTGTGATTGTGACTCTGGGTGAAGATGGCTGTCTAATGTTGGAAAGAAGTACAAATG AGGATGTCAGCGTAGAAGAAAGGAATCTAGAGAGCTTCTTAGAACTCTTGTACAAAGAGAAAGATGATAGCTTGGCTATTCCAACCTGTATATCATCG GTGGTGAGAAAGTTCAGATCAGATGGAATAGGCACAGTTTGTGGGAGATTCTTGATCGGAACAGCAGAGAAGATACCAGATTCTGAGCTTATTGATACAACTGGTGCAGGGGATGCATTTATTGGAGCGATTATGTATG CCATCTGCTCAAACATGGTACCAGAGATAATGTTACCCTTTGCTGCACAAGTA GCAGCTGCCAAATGTAGAGCTTTGGGAGCTCGAACCGGTCTTCCTCACCGAACAGATCCATGCTTAGCATCCTTTTTATGCTGA